The following are from one region of the Achromobacter xylosoxidans genome:
- the greA gene encoding transcription elongation factor GreA, with product MSAIPLTVRGAERLQEELQRLKTVERPAVINAIAEARAQGDLSENAEYDAARERQGFIEGRIAELEGTLSNAHLIDPTALDAEGRAVFGATVDIEDLDSGDRVTYQIVGDVEADIKSNLISVSSPVARALIGKSEGDVVEVKAPAGVREYEVLGVRYI from the coding sequence ATGTCTGCCATTCCTTTGACCGTGCGCGGGGCCGAGCGCTTGCAAGAAGAGCTCCAGCGGCTGAAAACCGTGGAACGTCCTGCCGTTATCAACGCGATCGCTGAAGCGCGTGCGCAGGGTGATCTGTCGGAAAATGCCGAGTACGATGCTGCTCGCGAGCGCCAAGGCTTTATCGAGGGCCGGATTGCCGAGCTTGAAGGCACGCTTTCCAACGCCCACCTGATCGATCCTACCGCCCTGGATGCCGAAGGCCGCGCCGTGTTTGGCGCCACCGTCGACATCGAGGACCTGGATTCGGGCGATCGTGTGACGTACCAAATCGTCGGCGACGTTGAAGCCGACATCAAGTCGAACCTGATTTCCGTGTCGAGCCCGGTGGCCCGCGCGCTGATCGGCAAGAGCGAAGGCGACGTGGTCGAGGTCAAGGCCCCGGCTGGCGTTCGCGAGTATGAAGTCCTGGGCGTGCGCTACATCTGA
- a CDS encoding YhbY family RNA-binding protein translates to MPILELTSRERSDLRSAAHPLRPVVLIGDNGLTEAVLKEIDLALTSHGLIKVRAGGDDREARDAMLSTICDTLSCAPVHHLGKTLILFRPLAGNIKPAALAAMEPERPAKRRASEPHTPKKLAAEGKTLAKRPRRSESEEPKPKTRFVPQDQLNKNGKPMRPGTRKTTASGHGIPRRAGSALSLRAGARSGTSRKTTKR, encoded by the coding sequence ATGCCTATATTAGAACTTACCTCTCGTGAGCGCAGCGACCTTCGGTCCGCCGCTCACCCTCTGCGCCCCGTCGTCCTGATCGGCGACAACGGCCTGACCGAAGCCGTGCTCAAGGAAATCGACCTGGCGCTGACTTCGCACGGCCTCATCAAGGTGCGCGCCGGCGGCGATGACCGCGAGGCCCGCGACGCAATGCTGTCGACCATCTGCGACACGCTTTCCTGCGCCCCCGTGCACCATCTGGGCAAAACCCTGATCCTGTTCCGCCCGCTGGCCGGCAATATCAAGCCCGCCGCGCTGGCCGCCATGGAACCTGAACGCCCCGCCAAGCGCCGCGCCTCCGAGCCGCACACGCCCAAGAAGCTGGCCGCCGAAGGCAAGACCCTGGCCAAGCGTCCGCGCCGCAGCGAATCCGAAGAGCCCAAGCCGAAGACGCGCTTCGTGCCCCAGGACCAGCTCAACAAGAACGGCAAGCCCATGCGCCCTGGCACCAGGAAGACCACCGCCAGCGGTCACGGCATTCCCCGCCGCGCCGGCAGCGCGCTCAGCCTGCGGGCCGGAGCACGCAGCGGCACCAGCCGCAAGACGACGAAACGGTAA
- a CDS encoding RlmE family RNA methyltransferase has product MAKNKFSKDWIHQHINDPYVKLAQQKGYRARAAFKLIEILDTEKLMRRGDLVVDLGSAPGSWSQVARERLAGPGGVVDGRIIALDILPMEPVAGVEFIQGDFREDEVLKQLEDMVGSRAVDLVISDMAPNLSGVGIADSARIQHVCELAMEFSCAHLKPNGALIVKAFHGSGFSQIVESFKQRFKRVVERKPKASRDKSSETFLVARDLK; this is encoded by the coding sequence ATGGCCAAGAATAAATTCTCCAAAGACTGGATTCACCAGCACATCAATGATCCCTATGTGAAGCTGGCGCAACAGAAGGGCTACAGGGCCCGCGCCGCCTTCAAGCTGATCGAGATCCTGGATACCGAGAAGCTGATGCGCCGGGGCGACCTCGTGGTCGACCTGGGGTCGGCGCCCGGCAGTTGGTCCCAAGTGGCGCGCGAGCGCCTGGCGGGGCCGGGCGGGGTCGTGGACGGACGCATCATCGCGCTCGATATCCTGCCCATGGAGCCCGTGGCGGGCGTTGAATTCATCCAGGGTGACTTCCGCGAAGATGAAGTTTTGAAACAATTGGAAGACATGGTCGGATCGCGCGCGGTGGATCTTGTTATTTCCGACATGGCCCCCAACTTGTCAGGGGTGGGTATTGCCGACTCCGCGCGCATCCAGCATGTGTGCGAGTTGGCGATGGAATTCTCCTGCGCCCACCTCAAGCCCAACGGGGCGCTGATCGTCAAGGCTTTCCACGGCAGCGGCTTTTCGCAGATCGTGGAATCCTTCAAGCAGCGCTTCAAGCGGGTGGTCGAACGCAAGCCGAAGGCATCGCGGGACAAATCCTCCGAAACCTTTCTGGTTGCGCGCGATCTGAAGTAG
- the ftsH gene encoding ATP-dependent zinc metalloprotease FtsH, with protein sequence MNNSFSKVAVWMVIALVLFTVFKQFDGRAQTQDGVTYTQFMDDAKAGRIRKVDVQGDVLYVTPDAGRAYTLTSPGDLWMVSDLLKYGVQVSGKPREEQSLLMSIFVSWFPMLLLIGVWVFFMRQMQGGGRGGAFSFGKSRARMLDENTNQITFADVAGCDEAKEDVQELVDFLRDPSKFQKLGGRIPRGVLMVGSPGTGKTLLAKAIAGEAKVPFFSISGSDFVEMFVGVGAARVRDMFENAKKHAPCIIFIDEIDAVGRQRGAGLGGGNDEREQTLNQMLVEMDGFESGQGVIVIAATNRPDVLDPALLRPGRFDRQVVVPLPDIRGREQILKVHMRKVPLSPNVDATVLARGTPGFSGADLANLVNEAALFAARRNGRTVDMSDFEKAKDKIIMGAERRSIVMPEEERKNTAYHESGHAIVARLLPKTDPVHKVTIIPRGRALGVTMQLPETDRYSMDKGRLLSTIAVLFGGRIAEEIFMDQMTTGASNDFERATAIARDIVTRYGMTDELGPMVYAENEGEVFLGRSVTKTTHMSEATMQKVDTEIRRIIDEQYSVARKILEDNRDKVEVMTSALLEWETIDADQINDIIEGRPPRPPKTPQGPSDTSDTPPTGLAAGGNTAAAV encoded by the coding sequence TTGAATAATTCATTTTCGAAAGTCGCTGTCTGGATGGTGATAGCCCTCGTGCTGTTCACCGTCTTCAAACAGTTCGACGGACGCGCTCAGACCCAGGACGGCGTGACCTACACGCAGTTCATGGACGACGCCAAGGCGGGACGTATCCGCAAGGTCGACGTCCAGGGCGACGTGCTGTACGTCACCCCTGACGCGGGCCGCGCCTACACGCTGACTTCGCCGGGCGACCTCTGGATGGTCTCCGATCTGCTGAAGTACGGCGTCCAGGTGTCGGGCAAGCCGCGCGAAGAGCAGTCGCTGCTGATGAGCATCTTCGTGTCGTGGTTCCCCATGCTGTTGCTGATCGGCGTCTGGGTGTTCTTCATGCGCCAGATGCAAGGAGGCGGCAGGGGCGGGGCGTTCAGCTTCGGCAAATCGCGCGCCCGCATGCTCGACGAGAACACCAACCAGATCACCTTCGCCGACGTTGCCGGCTGCGACGAAGCCAAGGAAGACGTCCAGGAACTGGTCGATTTCCTGCGCGACCCCAGCAAGTTCCAGAAGCTGGGCGGCCGCATCCCCCGCGGCGTGCTGATGGTCGGCTCGCCGGGTACCGGCAAGACGCTGCTGGCCAAGGCCATCGCGGGCGAAGCCAAGGTGCCGTTCTTCAGCATCTCGGGCTCCGACTTCGTTGAAATGTTCGTCGGCGTGGGCGCGGCCCGTGTGCGCGACATGTTCGAAAACGCCAAGAAGCACGCTCCCTGCATCATCTTCATCGACGAAATCGACGCGGTCGGCCGCCAGCGTGGCGCTGGCCTGGGCGGCGGCAACGACGAACGCGAGCAGACGCTGAACCAGATGCTGGTGGAAATGGACGGCTTCGAGTCCGGCCAGGGCGTCATCGTCATCGCCGCGACCAACCGTCCCGACGTGCTGGATCCCGCGCTGCTGCGCCCGGGCCGCTTCGACCGCCAGGTCGTGGTGCCGCTGCCCGACATCCGCGGCCGCGAGCAGATCCTGAAGGTCCACATGCGCAAGGTTCCGCTGTCGCCCAACGTCGATGCGACCGTGCTGGCGCGCGGCACTCCGGGCTTCTCCGGCGCCGACCTGGCCAACCTGGTCAACGAAGCCGCGCTGTTCGCCGCCCGCCGCAATGGCCGCACGGTCGATATGTCCGACTTCGAAAAGGCCAAGGACAAGATCATCATGGGCGCGGAACGCCGCTCCATCGTGATGCCCGAAGAGGAACGCAAGAACACCGCGTACCACGAGTCCGGCCACGCGATCGTCGCCCGCCTGCTGCCCAAGACCGACCCGGTCCACAAGGTCACCATCATCCCGCGCGGCCGCGCGCTGGGCGTGACCATGCAGCTGCCTGAGACCGACCGCTACAGCATGGACAAGGGCCGTCTGCTGTCCACCATCGCCGTGCTGTTCGGCGGCCGCATCGCCGAAGAAATCTTCATGGACCAGATGACGACGGGCGCCTCGAACGACTTCGAACGCGCCACCGCCATCGCCCGCGACATCGTCACGCGCTACGGCATGACCGACGAGCTGGGCCCCATGGTCTATGCCGAGAACGAAGGCGAAGTGTTCCTGGGCCGCAGCGTCACCAAGACCACGCACATGTCGGAAGCCACCATGCAGAAGGTGGACACCGAGATCCGCCGCATCATCGACGAGCAGTACAGCGTTGCCCGCAAGATCCTGGAAGACAACCGCGACAAGGTCGAAGTAATGACCTCCGCGCTGCTCGAATGGGAAACCATCGACGCCGACCAGATCAACGACATCATCGAGGGCCGTCCTCCGCGTCCCCCGAAGACGCCTCAGGGCCCGTCGGATACGTCCGACACGCCGCCCACGGGCCTGGCGGCAGGTGGCAATACGGCTGCCGCTGTCTGA
- the folP gene encoding dihydropteroate synthase: MANNFLCGRFEFDLERPLVMGIVNVTPDSFSDGGQHDDTDSAVAHARQLIAEGAQILDLGGESTRPGADPVSVADELARLLPVVEALRDCGVPLSIDTFKPEVMRAVLDAGADMINDIYGFRQPGAVEAVAHTRCGLCVMHMKGEPRTMQAAPPEYTDLIGEIGLFLGARAHKLRAAWIDPRRIVLDPGFGFGKTGDQNFQLLRRLSSLRSAGYPLLIGLSRKTMIGQATGRPVDGRLPGSIAAALACVARGASIVRVHDVAATVDALKVWHAAEQGALSS; this comes from the coding sequence ATGGCAAATAACTTCCTTTGCGGGCGCTTCGAGTTTGATCTCGAGCGCCCGCTTGTCATGGGTATCGTCAATGTCACGCCGGACTCGTTTTCCGACGGCGGCCAGCATGACGATACGGATTCCGCAGTGGCGCATGCGCGCCAATTGATCGCCGAAGGCGCCCAGATCCTGGACCTGGGCGGCGAGTCCACGCGTCCCGGGGCCGACCCGGTCTCCGTGGCCGACGAACTGGCCCGGTTGCTGCCGGTGGTGGAGGCGCTGCGCGATTGCGGCGTGCCCCTGTCCATCGACACCTTCAAGCCGGAAGTCATGCGCGCCGTGCTGGATGCCGGCGCGGACATGATCAACGACATCTATGGCTTCAGGCAGCCGGGCGCCGTCGAGGCGGTGGCCCATACGCGCTGCGGGCTGTGCGTGATGCACATGAAGGGCGAGCCTCGCACCATGCAGGCCGCCCCGCCCGAGTACACCGACCTGATCGGTGAAATCGGGCTTTTCCTGGGGGCTCGCGCGCACAAGCTGCGCGCGGCCTGGATCGATCCTCGCCGCATCGTGCTGGACCCGGGCTTCGGCTTCGGCAAGACGGGCGACCAGAACTTCCAACTGCTGCGCCGGCTGTCGAGCCTGCGCAGCGCCGGTTATCCATTGCTGATCGGCCTGTCGCGCAAAACCATGATCGGCCAGGCTACCGGCCGGCCCGTGGACGGCAGGTTGCCCGGCAGCATCGCCGCGGCGCTTGCCTGCGTGGCGCGTGGCGCTTCCATCGTGCGGGTGCACGATGTGGCGGCCACGGTCGACGCGCTCAAGGTATGGCACGCGGCAGAACAAGGAGCACTCAGTTCATGA
- the glmM gene encoding phosphoglucosamine mutase, with translation MIRRKYFGTDGVRGEVGGPVINAEFALRLGYAAGRVLAREHAVRGGSRPQVVIGKDTRISGYMLESALEAGLSAAGIDVLLAGPVPTPAVAYLTRALRLVAGIVISASHNPYQDNGIKFFSAQGMKLPDEIEAAIEAALDEPLGCVASEALGRARRMGDAQGRYIEFCKSTFPNDLDLNGMTIVVDAAHGAAYNIAPHVFRELGAEVHAIGVNPDGFNINKGVGALHPELLAKEVHARGAQLGIALDGDADRLQMVDGEGRIYNGDELMYAIVRERMQRGKVDGVVGTLMTNFGFEREMQRLGVGFERANVGDRYVLEQMQARGWLYGGESSGHLLCLDCHSTGDGIVAALQVLTALRRNSVGLSEWVSDLRMYPQKMINVPLTPGQDWKTHAGLSAARKVVEAELDGRGRILIRASGTEPKLRLMVEAEDEALAVSCAEKLAASLG, from the coding sequence ATGATTCGACGTAAATATTTCGGTACCGACGGGGTCCGCGGCGAAGTCGGCGGTCCGGTGATCAACGCCGAATTCGCGCTGCGTCTGGGTTACGCGGCCGGCCGCGTCCTGGCGCGTGAGCACGCCGTACGCGGCGGCAGCCGTCCGCAGGTCGTGATCGGCAAGGACACGCGGATCTCTGGCTACATGCTGGAGTCGGCGCTGGAAGCCGGTCTGTCGGCGGCTGGCATCGATGTGCTGCTGGCAGGCCCGGTGCCCACCCCCGCGGTGGCCTACCTGACCCGCGCGCTGCGTCTGGTGGCGGGCATCGTCATCAGCGCTTCGCACAATCCGTACCAAGACAACGGCATCAAGTTCTTCTCGGCGCAAGGCATGAAGCTGCCCGACGAGATCGAGGCCGCCATCGAAGCCGCCCTGGACGAACCGCTGGGTTGCGTCGCGTCGGAGGCCCTGGGGCGCGCGCGCCGCATGGGTGACGCGCAGGGCCGCTACATCGAATTCTGCAAGAGCACCTTCCCCAACGATCTGGACCTGAATGGCATGACGATCGTGGTGGACGCCGCCCACGGCGCCGCCTACAACATCGCGCCGCACGTGTTCCGCGAGCTGGGCGCCGAAGTGCACGCCATCGGCGTCAATCCGGACGGCTTCAACATCAACAAGGGCGTGGGCGCGCTGCATCCCGAGCTGCTGGCCAAGGAAGTGCATGCCCGCGGCGCCCAGTTGGGCATCGCGCTGGACGGCGACGCTGACCGCCTGCAGATGGTGGATGGCGAAGGCCGCATCTACAACGGCGACGAACTCATGTACGCCATCGTCCGCGAGCGCATGCAGCGCGGCAAGGTGGACGGCGTGGTCGGCACGTTGATGACCAACTTCGGCTTCGAGCGCGAAATGCAGCGCCTGGGCGTGGGCTTCGAGCGCGCCAATGTCGGCGACCGCTATGTGCTGGAGCAGATGCAGGCGCGCGGCTGGCTGTACGGCGGCGAGAGCTCCGGCCACCTGTTGTGCCTGGACTGCCATTCGACCGGCGATGGCATCGTCGCCGCCCTGCAGGTCCTGACCGCGCTGCGCCGCAACTCGGTCGGGCTGTCGGAGTGGGTGAGCGATCTGCGCATGTATCCGCAGAAGATGATCAACGTGCCGCTGACCCCGGGCCAGGACTGGAAGACGCACGCCGGCCTGAGCGCCGCGCGCAAGGTCGTCGAAGCCGAGCTGGACGGCCGCGGCCGCATCCTGATCCGCGCCTCGGGCACCGAGCCGAAGCTGCGCCTCATGGTCGAAGCCGAAGATGAGGCCCTGGCCGTATCCTGCGCCGAGAAGCTTGCGGCCAGCCTGGGATAA
- a CDS encoding GNAT family N-acetyltransferase, whose amino-acid sequence MLELARINPSRNAAEPWTGAAAKVLVVGLARTAEEIEQIQRLRYDVFTEDMGAVFPDAQDGIEHDRFDPYCEHLMVRELDTGRVVGTYRILTPEKAREAGGYYSQSEFDLSGLGAIQDELVEVGRSCTHPDYRSGGVIMLLWSGLAEYLRRGGYQYVLGCASVSLRDDGVTAAEVWRTISKQLPQGDEPRVTPLHRYPVEKLNSTLPARVPPLIKGYLKLGAKVCGEPAWDPDFNAADFPVLLKMDRMDERYRRHFGLDQPATATAQR is encoded by the coding sequence ATGCTGGAATTAGCACGCATCAATCCGAGCCGTAATGCCGCAGAACCTTGGACCGGCGCCGCCGCCAAGGTGCTGGTGGTGGGCTTGGCGCGCACCGCTGAAGAAATCGAGCAGATTCAACGCCTGCGCTACGACGTCTTCACCGAGGACATGGGCGCGGTGTTTCCCGACGCCCAGGACGGCATCGAGCATGACCGCTTCGATCCGTACTGCGAACATCTGATGGTCCGCGAGCTGGACACGGGCCGCGTGGTCGGCACCTACCGGATCCTGACGCCGGAAAAGGCGCGGGAGGCCGGCGGCTACTACTCGCAGTCCGAGTTCGACCTGTCAGGGCTGGGGGCGATCCAGGACGAGCTGGTCGAAGTCGGCCGTTCTTGCACGCACCCCGACTACCGCAGCGGCGGCGTCATCATGCTGCTGTGGTCGGGCCTGGCCGAATACCTGCGCCGCGGCGGCTATCAGTACGTGCTGGGTTGCGCCAGCGTCAGCCTGCGCGACGACGGCGTTACCGCCGCCGAAGTGTGGCGCACCATCTCCAAGCAGCTGCCGCAGGGCGACGAGCCGCGCGTGACGCCGCTGCATCGCTATCCGGTGGAGAAGCTCAACAGCACCTTGCCGGCGCGCGTGCCGCCGCTGATCAAGGGTTACCTGAAGCTGGGCGCCAAGGTCTGTGGCGAGCCCGCCTGGGACCCGGATTTCAACGCCGCGGATTTCCCGGTCCTGCTGAAAATGGACCGCATGGACGAGCGCTACCGCCGCCATTTCGGGCTGGATCAGCCCGCAACCGCCACTGCCCAGCGCTGA
- the ppx gene encoding exopolyphosphatase → MDQLLAAVDLGSNSFRLSIGRIVQQDGTPQIYQIDRLKETVRLAAGLDSEKRLGDEAIDRAIAVLERFGDRLRSFHPNRVRAVATNTFRVARNTRDFLPRAEAALGFPIEVIAGREEARLIFSGVVHTLPPSPNKRLVIDIGGGSTEVIIGKSHEPGLMSSLYMGCVSYSRQFFSDGVVDAHQMKQAELAARREIEVIAKQYRKMGWKEAYGSSGTAKALFAILTECRFSDRGITRAGLNKLKDRIIRSGRVIPSELPGIKIERSDVLPGGLAIMSALFDELGIDVMHTGDGALRLGVLYDLLGRDDEHDKRDESVRQFMKRYHVDVNQARRVHHAALTLFDAMFPDGPERAELRPALGWAADLHEVGLSIAHNAYHKHTAYVLENADMPGFSRADQQLLALLALGHQGKLTKLEPLVRSRAQWKAILSLRLAVLLFRRRNEIEPLPLTASVRDNSIVVRVNREWLAQHPLSDFTLRAEEAEWNKVGFSFELLEF, encoded by the coding sequence ATGGATCAACTTCTGGCCGCGGTGGACCTCGGGTCCAACAGCTTCCGCCTCTCCATCGGACGCATCGTTCAACAGGACGGTACGCCCCAGATCTATCAGATTGACCGCCTCAAGGAAACCGTCCGGCTTGCGGCCGGCCTGGACTCCGAAAAAAGGCTGGGCGACGAGGCCATCGACCGCGCCATCGCCGTGCTGGAACGCTTCGGCGACCGTCTGCGCAGCTTCCACCCCAACCGGGTCCGCGCCGTCGCCACCAACACTTTCCGTGTCGCCCGCAACACCCGCGACTTCCTGCCGCGAGCCGAAGCCGCCCTGGGCTTTCCCATCGAAGTCATCGCCGGCCGCGAAGAGGCCCGCCTGATCTTCTCGGGCGTGGTCCACACCCTGCCCCCTTCGCCCAACAAGCGCCTGGTCATCGACATCGGCGGCGGCTCCACCGAAGTCATCATCGGCAAGAGCCATGAGCCCGGCCTGATGTCCTCGCTGTACATGGGCTGCGTCAGCTACAGCCGCCAGTTCTTCTCGGACGGCGTGGTGGACGCGCACCAGATGAAGCAGGCCGAGCTGGCCGCGCGCCGCGAGATCGAAGTCATCGCCAAGCAGTACCGCAAGATGGGCTGGAAGGAAGCCTACGGCTCTTCCGGCACGGCCAAGGCGCTGTTCGCCATCCTGACCGAATGCCGCTTCTCGGACCGCGGCATCACGCGCGCCGGCCTGAACAAGCTGAAAGACCGCATCATCCGCTCGGGCCGCGTGATTCCGTCCGAACTGCCCGGCATCAAGATCGAACGCTCGGACGTCCTGCCGGGCGGCCTGGCCATCATGAGCGCCCTGTTCGACGAGCTGGGCATCGACGTCATGCACACCGGCGACGGCGCGCTGCGCCTGGGCGTGCTGTACGACCTGCTGGGCCGCGACGACGAGCATGACAAGCGCGATGAATCGGTGCGCCAGTTCATGAAGCGCTACCACGTCGACGTCAACCAGGCGCGCCGCGTACACCACGCCGCGCTGACCCTGTTCGACGCCATGTTCCCGGACGGCCCGGAACGCGCCGAGCTGCGCCCCGCGCTGGGCTGGGCGGCCGACCTGCACGAAGTGGGCCTGTCCATCGCCCACAACGCGTACCACAAGCACACCGCCTACGTGCTGGAAAACGCCGACATGCCGGGCTTCTCGCGCGCCGACCAGCAACTGCTGGCGCTGCTCGCGCTCGGCCACCAGGGCAAGCTGACCAAGCTGGAACCCCTGGTACGTTCGCGCGCGCAATGGAAGGCCATCCTCAGCCTGCGGCTGGCGGTGCTGCTGTTCCGCCGCCGCAATGAAATCGAACCGCTGCCGCTGACCGCGTCGGTGCGCGACAACTCCATCGTGGTGCGGGTCAACCGCGAATGGCTGGCGCAGCACCCCCTGAGCGACTTCACGCTGCGCGCGGAAGAAGCTGAGTGGAACAAGGTGGGCTTTTCATTCGAACTGCTAGAGTTCTGA
- the ppk1 gene encoding polyphosphate kinase 1: MPSRPPAEPLLLNRELSLLKFNERVLAMAENPKTPLLERLRYVCIVSSNLDEFFEIRISSLKEQQRQSPNLVGPDGMTPDQAFDNVQQAVHALVYRQYNLLNDEILPAMHAEGISLHHASEWNPQQQEWAREVFNRDVMPLLTPIGLDPAHPFPRVYNKSLNFIVSLSGADAFGRQASIAVVQAPRALPRLIKMPQELSGQPEGYILLTSLLRAFVGELFPGLEMLGCYQWRVTRNSDLFVDEEEVTNLRHALQGELSQRNFGAAVRLEIDKLTPVELEHFLQREFSLKAEDTYRVPGPVNLSRLMQLCNSDSRPDLLFPDYRAPVPAPFDRVGDKPAELFEAVAEQDRLLHHPYQSFQPVIDFLTAAALDPDVMAIKQTIYRTGEDSELMKILLAAARAGKEVTVVVELMARFDEQTNINWASKLEEVGAHVVYGVVAHKTHAKMAVVLRREKGRLRRYAHLGTGNYHPRTARLYTDFGLLTADPKLCEDMDKVFAQLTGLGARRSLKALMQSPFTMHDGMVALIRAEARAAKAGKRARIMAKMNSLLEEQIIEELYKAGQAGVKIDLIVRGVCALRAGVPGLSENIRVRSIVGRFLEHSRVFYFYAEGEETVYLSSADWMDRNFFRRVEIAFPIYDKTLKKRVIDEAFTYALRDNQLAWQQLPDGDYTRVKSRREPFNVHQYLMQKLGV, from the coding sequence ATGCCCTCACGCCCTCCTGCCGAGCCTTTGCTTCTGAACCGCGAGTTGTCGCTGCTGAAATTCAACGAACGCGTGCTGGCGATGGCGGAGAATCCCAAGACTCCCTTGCTGGAACGCCTGCGCTACGTCTGTATCGTCAGTTCCAACCTGGATGAGTTCTTCGAGATCCGGATTTCCAGCCTGAAGGAGCAGCAGCGCCAGTCGCCGAATCTGGTGGGACCCGATGGCATGACGCCGGACCAGGCGTTCGACAACGTGCAGCAGGCGGTGCATGCGCTGGTGTATCGCCAGTACAACCTGCTCAACGACGAGATCCTGCCGGCCATGCACGCCGAGGGCATCTCGCTGCACCATGCATCGGAATGGAATCCGCAGCAGCAGGAATGGGCGCGCGAGGTCTTCAACCGCGACGTGATGCCGCTTCTGACCCCGATCGGGCTGGATCCGGCGCATCCGTTTCCGCGGGTCTACAACAAGAGCCTGAATTTCATCGTGTCGCTGTCGGGCGCCGATGCCTTCGGCCGCCAGGCCTCGATCGCCGTGGTGCAGGCGCCGCGCGCCTTGCCGCGCCTGATCAAGATGCCGCAGGAGCTGTCGGGCCAGCCCGAGGGCTACATCCTGCTGACCTCGCTGCTGCGCGCCTTCGTGGGCGAACTGTTTCCGGGGCTGGAAATGCTGGGCTGCTACCAGTGGCGGGTCACGCGCAACAGCGACCTGTTCGTGGACGAGGAAGAAGTCACCAACCTGCGCCATGCCTTGCAGGGCGAGCTGTCGCAGCGCAACTTCGGCGCCGCCGTGCGCCTGGAGATCGACAAGCTGACGCCGGTCGAACTGGAACACTTCCTGCAGCGCGAGTTCTCGCTCAAGGCGGAGGACACCTACCGCGTGCCGGGGCCGGTGAACCTGTCGCGCCTGATGCAGCTGTGCAATTCGGACTCGCGGCCGGACCTGCTGTTCCCGGATTACCGCGCCCCCGTGCCGGCGCCGTTCGACCGTGTGGGCGACAAGCCGGCCGAGCTGTTCGAGGCCGTGGCCGAGCAGGACCGCCTGCTGCACCATCCCTACCAGTCGTTTCAACCCGTTATCGACTTCCTGACCGCCGCCGCGCTGGATCCGGACGTCATGGCGATCAAGCAGACCATCTACCGCACCGGCGAAGACTCCGAGCTGATGAAGATCCTGCTGGCCGCGGCGCGCGCCGGCAAGGAAGTGACGGTGGTGGTGGAATTGATGGCGCGCTTTGACGAGCAGACCAACATCAACTGGGCCTCCAAGCTGGAAGAGGTGGGCGCGCACGTGGTGTACGGCGTGGTGGCGCACAAGACGCACGCCAAGATGGCCGTGGTGCTGCGCCGCGAAAAAGGGCGCCTGCGCCGCTACGCCCACCTGGGCACCGGCAACTACCACCCGCGCACGGCGCGCCTGTACACCGACTTCGGGCTGCTCACGGCCGATCCCAAGCTGTGCGAGGACATGGACAAGGTGTTCGCGCAGCTGACCGGGCTGGGCGCGCGCCGCTCGCTCAAGGCGCTGATGCAGTCGCCCTTCACCATGCACGACGGCATGGTGGCGCTGATCCGCGCCGAGGCCCGCGCGGCCAAGGCCGGCAAGCGTGCGCGCATCATGGCCAAGATGAACTCGCTCTTGGAAGAGCAGATCATCGAAGAGCTTTACAAGGCGGGCCAGGCCGGCGTGAAGATCGACCTGATCGTGCGCGGCGTATGCGCGCTGCGCGCCGGCGTGCCGGGACTGTCCGAGAACATCAGGGTGCGTTCCATCGTCGGCCGCTTCCTGGAGCATTCGCGGGTCTTCTACTTCTATGCCGAGGGCGAAGAGACCGTCTACCTGTCGTCCGCCGACTGGATGGACCGCAACTTCTTCCGCCGGGTCGAGATCGCCTTCCCGATCTACGACAAGACCCTGAAGAAGCGCGTCATCGACGAAGCCTTCACCTACGCCCTGCGCGACAACCAGCTGGCCTGGCAACAGCTTCCCGACGGCGACTACACCCGGGTCAAGAGCCGCCGCGAGCCTTTCAACGTGCATCAGTACCTGATGCAGAAGCTGGGCGTGTAA